In a single window of the Mugil cephalus isolate CIBA_MC_2020 chromosome 6, CIBA_Mcephalus_1.1, whole genome shotgun sequence genome:
- the tsc22d2 gene encoding TSC22 domain family protein 2 isoform X3, with product MSKMPAKKKSCFQITSVTQAQVAANNIPDDTESLEDPDESRTEDMSSEIFDVSRADLGLCDRSSSDEETLNNGDESSEVQPHMDPVNGGLPYKGTGSDCVTPHNAGGRVSVPATAHSFVPSPTSNAVPTAIVSSNVAYTAPVGTSCSSRFRVIKLDHGTGEPFRRGRWTCTEFYDKDSDSNVSRTVDSIKPTSSIDRSLDRDSGLGATSNCLISSSTFSAQALENMDSGYPVDSGHPSHSYPSESLQQGYNLSPQIGSGASAFKPTGYTTLSSQLPQAQVNMQPVAPQTFLSNSLNGVHQGAMQQKSPIIPPTTQAQPFAYSTHPDYQLHFGSNTQNLPMTSLAAGPPAYQVPLPLPPAGPGAQGLSGEAAMAFLPGSGQQQPVSETQPSGGLDIAPAPSVTNATSHSGGQNVPATVPSSTNHPPAVPGQLLGTGGHVQFQGAHGGTATGFSLDFVKTDDSRQKTDALPQHTVRILPGKDGVKPLIGEGLNLPTPTVNSLFGISITMDVDDDRWASSTDRITSAAVLP from the exons ATGTCAAAAATgccagcaaagaaaaaaagttgtttcCAGATCACAAGTGTCACACAGGCTCAGGTGGCAGCCAACAACATCCCAGATGACACAGAGAGCTTGGAGGATCCGGACGAGTCCCGGACAGAGGACATGTCATCGGAAATATTTGACGTTTCTCGGGCAGATCTTGGATTGTGTGACAGGAGTTCATCCGATGAGGAAACCTTAAACAATGGAGACGAGTCCTCAGAGGTGCAGCCTCACATGGATCCTGTTAATGGAGGACTTCCTTATAAAGGTACAGGCAGTGACTGTGTCACCCCACATAACGCAGGAGGAAGGGTGTCCGTGCCTGCTACCGCTCATTCTTTTGTTCCAAGCCCAACTAGCAACGCAGTTCCTACTGCCATTGTATCTTCAAATGTGGCTTACACAGCTCCTGTGGGTACCAGTTGCAGTTCCCGTTTCAGGGTCATTAAACTTGACCATGGTACCGGAGAACCCTTCAGACGGGGAAGGTGGACATGCACTGAGTTCTATGACAAAGATTCAGATTCAAATGTCAGTCGGACTGTGGATAGCATAAAGCCAACTTCATCCATTGATCGTAGTCTTGACAGGGACAGTGGATTAGGGGCCACGAGCAATTGTCTCATTAGCAGCAGCACTTTTTCTGCACAGGCTTTGGAGAACATGGATAGTGGCTACCCTGTAGATAGTGGACACCCCTCCCACTCTTACCCCTCAGAGTCTCTGCAGCAAGGCTACAACTTGTCTCCTCAGATAGGGAGCGGAGCAAGTGCCTTCAAGCCCACAGGGTATACAACGTTATCATCACAGCTACCACAGGCTCAGGTTAATATGCAGCCTGTTGCTCCTCAGACCTTCCTCTCTAACAGCCTCAATGGTGTACACCAGGGTGCCATGCAACAGAAGTCTCCCATTATACCACCCACCACGCAGGCTCAGCCGTTTGCGTATTCTACTCATCCTGACTATCAGCTCCATTTCGGCTCAAACACTCAGAACCTTCCTATGACTTCCCTTGCTGCAGGGCCTCCAGCCTACCAGGTACCCTTACCTCTTCCCCCTGCTGGTCCAGGAGCACAGGGGCTGAGTGGAGAGGCAGCCATGGCCTTCCTTCCAGGAAGTGGACAACAGCAGCCAGTCAGCGAGACTCAGCCTTCAGGAGGGTTAGACATTGCTCCTGCACCTTCCGTCACCAATGCCACTTCCCACAGTGGTGGTCAGAATGTGCCTGCCACAGTGCCCAGTTCAACCAACCACCCTCCAGCTGTTCCAGGTCAGTTGCTTGGTACAGGAGGACATGTCCAGTTCCAGGGGGCTCATGGAGGAACTGCAACAGGCTTTTCTCTTGACTTTGTCAAGACTGATGATAGTAGGCAAAAGACTGATGCTCTACCTCAGCACACTGTCCGCATCCTGCCTGGGAAAGATGGTGTAAAGCCTCTGATCGGCGAAGGCCTCAACTTGCCAACACCTACTGTCAACAGCCTGTTTGGCATCAGTATTACCATGGATGTGGATGATGACAG gtgggcttcctccactgacagaATCACatcagcggcagtgctgccttga
- the tsc22d2 gene encoding TSC22 domain family protein 2 isoform X4 yields the protein MSKMPAKKKSCFQITSVTQAQVAANNIPDDTESLEDPDESRTEDMSSEIFDVSRADLGLCDRSSSDEETLNNGDESSEVQPHMDPVNGGLPYKGTGSDCVTPHNAGGRVSVPATAHSFVPSPTSNAVPTAIVSSNVAYTAPVGTSCSSRFRVIKLDHGTGEPFRRGRWTCTEFYDKDSDSNVSRTVDSIKPTSSIDRSLDRDSGLGATSNCLISSSTFSAQALENMDSGYPVDSGHPSHSYPSESLQQGYNLSPQIGSGASAFKPTGYTTLSSQLPQAQVNMQPVAPQTFLSNSLNGVHQGAMQQKSPIIPPTTQAQPFAYSTHPDYQLHFGSNTQNLPMTSLAAGPPAYQVPLPLPPAGPGAQGLSGEAAMAFLPGSGQQQPVSETQPSGGLDIAPAPSVTNATSHSGGQNVPATVPSSTNHPPAVPGQLLGTGGHVQFQGAHGGTATGFSLDFVKTDDSRQKTDALPQHTVRILPGKDGVKPLIGEGLNLPTPTVNSLFGISITMDVDDDRIPI from the exons ATGTCAAAAATgccagcaaagaaaaaaagttgtttcCAGATCACAAGTGTCACACAGGCTCAGGTGGCAGCCAACAACATCCCAGATGACACAGAGAGCTTGGAGGATCCGGACGAGTCCCGGACAGAGGACATGTCATCGGAAATATTTGACGTTTCTCGGGCAGATCTTGGATTGTGTGACAGGAGTTCATCCGATGAGGAAACCTTAAACAATGGAGACGAGTCCTCAGAGGTGCAGCCTCACATGGATCCTGTTAATGGAGGACTTCCTTATAAAGGTACAGGCAGTGACTGTGTCACCCCACATAACGCAGGAGGAAGGGTGTCCGTGCCTGCTACCGCTCATTCTTTTGTTCCAAGCCCAACTAGCAACGCAGTTCCTACTGCCATTGTATCTTCAAATGTGGCTTACACAGCTCCTGTGGGTACCAGTTGCAGTTCCCGTTTCAGGGTCATTAAACTTGACCATGGTACCGGAGAACCCTTCAGACGGGGAAGGTGGACATGCACTGAGTTCTATGACAAAGATTCAGATTCAAATGTCAGTCGGACTGTGGATAGCATAAAGCCAACTTCATCCATTGATCGTAGTCTTGACAGGGACAGTGGATTAGGGGCCACGAGCAATTGTCTCATTAGCAGCAGCACTTTTTCTGCACAGGCTTTGGAGAACATGGATAGTGGCTACCCTGTAGATAGTGGACACCCCTCCCACTCTTACCCCTCAGAGTCTCTGCAGCAAGGCTACAACTTGTCTCCTCAGATAGGGAGCGGAGCAAGTGCCTTCAAGCCCACAGGGTATACAACGTTATCATCACAGCTACCACAGGCTCAGGTTAATATGCAGCCTGTTGCTCCTCAGACCTTCCTCTCTAACAGCCTCAATGGTGTACACCAGGGTGCCATGCAACAGAAGTCTCCCATTATACCACCCACCACGCAGGCTCAGCCGTTTGCGTATTCTACTCATCCTGACTATCAGCTCCATTTCGGCTCAAACACTCAGAACCTTCCTATGACTTCCCTTGCTGCAGGGCCTCCAGCCTACCAGGTACCCTTACCTCTTCCCCCTGCTGGTCCAGGAGCACAGGGGCTGAGTGGAGAGGCAGCCATGGCCTTCCTTCCAGGAAGTGGACAACAGCAGCCAGTCAGCGAGACTCAGCCTTCAGGAGGGTTAGACATTGCTCCTGCACCTTCCGTCACCAATGCCACTTCCCACAGTGGTGGTCAGAATGTGCCTGCCACAGTGCCCAGTTCAACCAACCACCCTCCAGCTGTTCCAGGTCAGTTGCTTGGTACAGGAGGACATGTCCAGTTCCAGGGGGCTCATGGAGGAACTGCAACAGGCTTTTCTCTTGACTTTGTCAAGACTGATGATAGTAGGCAAAAGACTGATGCTCTACCTCAGCACACTGTCCGCATCCTGCCTGGGAAAGATGGTGTAAAGCCTCTGATCGGCGAAGGCCTCAACTTGCCAACACCTACTGTCAACAGCCTGTTTGGCATCAGTATTACCATGGATGTGGATGATGACAG gatcCCCATTTGA
- the tsc22d2 gene encoding TSC22 domain family protein 2 isoform X2 — protein MSKMPAKKKSCFQITSVTQAQVAANNIPDDTESLEDPDESRTEDMSSEIFDVSRADLGLCDRSSSDEETLNNGDESSEVQPHMDPVNGGLPYKGTGSDCVTPHNAGGRVSVPATAHSFVPSPTSNAVPTAIVSSNVAYTAPVGTSCSSRFRVIKLDHGTGEPFRRGRWTCTEFYDKDSDSNVSRTVDSIKPTSSIDRSLDRDSGLGATSNCLISSSTFSAQALENMDSGYPVDSGHPSHSYPSESLQQGYNLSPQIGSGASAFKPTGYTTLSSQLPQAQVNMQPVAPQTFLSNSLNGVHQGAMQQKSPIIPPTTQAQPFAYSTHPDYQLHFGSNTQNLPMTSLAAGPPAYQVPLPLPPAGPGAQGLSGEAAMAFLPGSGQQQPVSETQPSGGLDIAPAPSVTNATSHSGGQNVPATVPSSTNHPPAVPGQLLGTGGHVQFQGAHGGTATGFSLDFVKTDDSRQKTDALPQHTVRILPGKDGVKPLIGEGLNLPTPTVNSLFGISITMDVDDDRQPTKCWTGICLFRHLQPPPSSFHSAIESITLWAS, from the exons ATGTCAAAAATgccagcaaagaaaaaaagttgtttcCAGATCACAAGTGTCACACAGGCTCAGGTGGCAGCCAACAACATCCCAGATGACACAGAGAGCTTGGAGGATCCGGACGAGTCCCGGACAGAGGACATGTCATCGGAAATATTTGACGTTTCTCGGGCAGATCTTGGATTGTGTGACAGGAGTTCATCCGATGAGGAAACCTTAAACAATGGAGACGAGTCCTCAGAGGTGCAGCCTCACATGGATCCTGTTAATGGAGGACTTCCTTATAAAGGTACAGGCAGTGACTGTGTCACCCCACATAACGCAGGAGGAAGGGTGTCCGTGCCTGCTACCGCTCATTCTTTTGTTCCAAGCCCAACTAGCAACGCAGTTCCTACTGCCATTGTATCTTCAAATGTGGCTTACACAGCTCCTGTGGGTACCAGTTGCAGTTCCCGTTTCAGGGTCATTAAACTTGACCATGGTACCGGAGAACCCTTCAGACGGGGAAGGTGGACATGCACTGAGTTCTATGACAAAGATTCAGATTCAAATGTCAGTCGGACTGTGGATAGCATAAAGCCAACTTCATCCATTGATCGTAGTCTTGACAGGGACAGTGGATTAGGGGCCACGAGCAATTGTCTCATTAGCAGCAGCACTTTTTCTGCACAGGCTTTGGAGAACATGGATAGTGGCTACCCTGTAGATAGTGGACACCCCTCCCACTCTTACCCCTCAGAGTCTCTGCAGCAAGGCTACAACTTGTCTCCTCAGATAGGGAGCGGAGCAAGTGCCTTCAAGCCCACAGGGTATACAACGTTATCATCACAGCTACCACAGGCTCAGGTTAATATGCAGCCTGTTGCTCCTCAGACCTTCCTCTCTAACAGCCTCAATGGTGTACACCAGGGTGCCATGCAACAGAAGTCTCCCATTATACCACCCACCACGCAGGCTCAGCCGTTTGCGTATTCTACTCATCCTGACTATCAGCTCCATTTCGGCTCAAACACTCAGAACCTTCCTATGACTTCCCTTGCTGCAGGGCCTCCAGCCTACCAGGTACCCTTACCTCTTCCCCCTGCTGGTCCAGGAGCACAGGGGCTGAGTGGAGAGGCAGCCATGGCCTTCCTTCCAGGAAGTGGACAACAGCAGCCAGTCAGCGAGACTCAGCCTTCAGGAGGGTTAGACATTGCTCCTGCACCTTCCGTCACCAATGCCACTTCCCACAGTGGTGGTCAGAATGTGCCTGCCACAGTGCCCAGTTCAACCAACCACCCTCCAGCTGTTCCAGGTCAGTTGCTTGGTACAGGAGGACATGTCCAGTTCCAGGGGGCTCATGGAGGAACTGCAACAGGCTTTTCTCTTGACTTTGTCAAGACTGATGATAGTAGGCAAAAGACTGATGCTCTACCTCAGCACACTGTCCGCATCCTGCCTGGGAAAGATGGTGTAAAGCCTCTGATCGGCGAAGGCCTCAACTTGCCAACACCTACTGTCAACAGCCTGTTTGGCATCAGTATTACCATGGATGTGGATGATGACAG GCAACCTACAAAATGCTGGACTGGGATTTGTCTCTTTAGacacctgcagcctcctccctcAAGCTTCCATTCAGCCATAGAAAGTATTACTCTATGGGCTTCTTAA
- the tsc22d2 gene encoding TSC22 domain family protein 2 isoform X5 — MSKMPAKKKSCFQITSVTQAQVAANNIPDDTESLEDPDESRTEDMSSEIFDVSRADLGLCDRSSSDEETLNNGDESSEVQPHMDPVNGGLPYKGTGSDCVTPHNAGGRVSVPATAHSFVPSPTSNAVPTAIVSSNVAYTAPVGTSCSSRFRVIKLDHGTGEPFRRGRWTCTEFYDKDSDSNVSRTVDSIKPTSSIDRSLDRDSGLGATSNCLISSSTFSAQALENMDSGYPVDSGHPSHSYPSESLQQGYNLSPQIGSGASAFKPTGYTTLSSQLPQAQVNMQPVAPQTFLSNSLNGVHQGAMQQKSPIIPPTTQAQPFAYSTHPDYQLHFGSNTQNLPMTSLAAGPPAYQVPLPLPPAGPGAQGLSGEAAMAFLPGSGQQQPVSETQPSGGLDIAPAPSVTNATSHSGGQNVPATVPSSTNHPPAVPGQLLGTGGHVQFQGAHGGTATGFSLDFVKTDDSRQKTDALPQHTVRILPGKDGVKPLIGEGLNLPTPTVNSLFGISITMDVDDDRTW; from the coding sequence ATGTCAAAAATgccagcaaagaaaaaaagttgtttcCAGATCACAAGTGTCACACAGGCTCAGGTGGCAGCCAACAACATCCCAGATGACACAGAGAGCTTGGAGGATCCGGACGAGTCCCGGACAGAGGACATGTCATCGGAAATATTTGACGTTTCTCGGGCAGATCTTGGATTGTGTGACAGGAGTTCATCCGATGAGGAAACCTTAAACAATGGAGACGAGTCCTCAGAGGTGCAGCCTCACATGGATCCTGTTAATGGAGGACTTCCTTATAAAGGTACAGGCAGTGACTGTGTCACCCCACATAACGCAGGAGGAAGGGTGTCCGTGCCTGCTACCGCTCATTCTTTTGTTCCAAGCCCAACTAGCAACGCAGTTCCTACTGCCATTGTATCTTCAAATGTGGCTTACACAGCTCCTGTGGGTACCAGTTGCAGTTCCCGTTTCAGGGTCATTAAACTTGACCATGGTACCGGAGAACCCTTCAGACGGGGAAGGTGGACATGCACTGAGTTCTATGACAAAGATTCAGATTCAAATGTCAGTCGGACTGTGGATAGCATAAAGCCAACTTCATCCATTGATCGTAGTCTTGACAGGGACAGTGGATTAGGGGCCACGAGCAATTGTCTCATTAGCAGCAGCACTTTTTCTGCACAGGCTTTGGAGAACATGGATAGTGGCTACCCTGTAGATAGTGGACACCCCTCCCACTCTTACCCCTCAGAGTCTCTGCAGCAAGGCTACAACTTGTCTCCTCAGATAGGGAGCGGAGCAAGTGCCTTCAAGCCCACAGGGTATACAACGTTATCATCACAGCTACCACAGGCTCAGGTTAATATGCAGCCTGTTGCTCCTCAGACCTTCCTCTCTAACAGCCTCAATGGTGTACACCAGGGTGCCATGCAACAGAAGTCTCCCATTATACCACCCACCACGCAGGCTCAGCCGTTTGCGTATTCTACTCATCCTGACTATCAGCTCCATTTCGGCTCAAACACTCAGAACCTTCCTATGACTTCCCTTGCTGCAGGGCCTCCAGCCTACCAGGTACCCTTACCTCTTCCCCCTGCTGGTCCAGGAGCACAGGGGCTGAGTGGAGAGGCAGCCATGGCCTTCCTTCCAGGAAGTGGACAACAGCAGCCAGTCAGCGAGACTCAGCCTTCAGGAGGGTTAGACATTGCTCCTGCACCTTCCGTCACCAATGCCACTTCCCACAGTGGTGGTCAGAATGTGCCTGCCACAGTGCCCAGTTCAACCAACCACCCTCCAGCTGTTCCAGGTCAGTTGCTTGGTACAGGAGGACATGTCCAGTTCCAGGGGGCTCATGGAGGAACTGCAACAGGCTTTTCTCTTGACTTTGTCAAGACTGATGATAGTAGGCAAAAGACTGATGCTCTACCTCAGCACACTGTCCGCATCCTGCCTGGGAAAGATGGTGTAAAGCCTCTGATCGGCGAAGGCCTCAACTTGCCAACACCTACTGTCAACAGCCTGTTTGGCATCAGTATTACCATGGATGTGGATGATGACAG